The proteins below come from a single Conger conger chromosome 10, fConCon1.1, whole genome shotgun sequence genomic window:
- the LOC133138306 gene encoding class I histocompatibility antigen, F10 alpha chain-like isoform X1 → MKGITVLLFLLQATAVKTGSHSLWAFATFIHGQTQLPEFSVVVMLDDLQVLYYDCNIKKLISRSQPSSTNEDFILEGANIVMQDAYNSMRSLAHHVNLFSNHTGGVHVHQGMGGCVLDNDKPSPIMVWEAYDGAEVTHYDMHDRTVNPLWPQLMWTTLKEKTCQMIYINIYQPICIQTLKYYLEKEKNIVLRKERPRVRLIHKPCTETGVMTVSCLATGFYPRHIVLSLLRDGHPIPDEELILGKVLPNGDGTYQTRRTLRICSEELRERHHYTCSVAHLTLDNKLDINWEPEEGSDVAVIISLAVVLVLVLVFTIPAFVIYKRRHRVTFLDHPEN, encoded by the exons GGTCACACTCTCTCTGGGCATTTGCAACATTTATACACGGACAGACCCAATTACCAGAATTCAGTGTAGTGGTTATGCTAGATGATCTTCAGGTGCTCTACTATGACTGCAACATAAAAAAACTGATCTCTCGAAGCCAACCAAGCTCAACAAATGAAGATTTTATCCTTGAAGGTGCAAACATTGTGATGCAAGACGCTTATAATTCCATGAGAAGTCTAGCACATCATGTAAACCTCTTCTCCAATCACACTGGAG gAGTTCATGTTCATCAGGGGATGGGTGGATGTGTGCTGGACAATGACAAGCCCAGCCCGATCATGGTGTGGGAAGCTTATGATGGAGCAGAAGTGACTCATTACGACATGCATGATCGCACAGTCAACCCTCTATGGCCACAGCTTATGTGGaccacactgaaagaaaaaacctgtcaaatgatatatataaatatttatcagCCTATTTGTATCCAAACACTGAAGTACTAtctggagaaagagaagaacattgtgttaagaaaag AGCGCCCCAGAGTCAGGCTGATCCACAAGCCATGCACTGAGACTGGAGTAATGACGGTGAGCTGTCTGGCCACGGGCTTCTACCCCCGACACATAGTCCTGAGCTTGCTGAGAGACGGGCATCCCATCCCAGATGAGGAGCTGATTCTGGGGAAGGTGTTACCCAATGGAGATGGGACCTACCAGACTAGGAGGACCCTGCGTATCTGTTCagaggaactgagagagagacatcattACACCTGCTCTGTCGCACACCTTACACTGGACAACAAGCTGGACATAAATTGGG AACCAGAGGAAGGCTCAGATGTTGCAGTCATCATTTCTCTGGCTGTAGTGCTGGTTCTGGTTCTTGTCTTTACCATCCCTGCATTTGTCATCTATAAGAGGAGACACAGAG TCACTTTCCTAGACCACCCTGAGAATTGA
- the LOC133138306 gene encoding class I histocompatibility antigen, F10 alpha chain-like isoform X2 — protein MKGITVLLFLLQATAVKTGVHVHQGMGGCVLDNDKPSPIMVWEAYDGAEVTHYDMHDRTVNPLWPQLMWTTLKEKTCQMIYINIYQPICIQTLKYYLEKEKNIVLRKERPRVRLIHKPCTETGVMTVSCLATGFYPRHIVLSLLRDGHPIPDEELILGKVLPNGDGTYQTRRTLRICSEELRERHHYTCSVAHLTLDNKLDINWEPEEGSDVAVIISLAVVLVLVLVFTIPAFVIYKRRHRVTFLDHPEN, from the exons gAGTTCATGTTCATCAGGGGATGGGTGGATGTGTGCTGGACAATGACAAGCCCAGCCCGATCATGGTGTGGGAAGCTTATGATGGAGCAGAAGTGACTCATTACGACATGCATGATCGCACAGTCAACCCTCTATGGCCACAGCTTATGTGGaccacactgaaagaaaaaacctgtcaaatgatatatataaatatttatcagCCTATTTGTATCCAAACACTGAAGTACTAtctggagaaagagaagaacattgtgttaagaaaag AGCGCCCCAGAGTCAGGCTGATCCACAAGCCATGCACTGAGACTGGAGTAATGACGGTGAGCTGTCTGGCCACGGGCTTCTACCCCCGACACATAGTCCTGAGCTTGCTGAGAGACGGGCATCCCATCCCAGATGAGGAGCTGATTCTGGGGAAGGTGTTACCCAATGGAGATGGGACCTACCAGACTAGGAGGACCCTGCGTATCTGTTCagaggaactgagagagagacatcattACACCTGCTCTGTCGCACACCTTACACTGGACAACAAGCTGGACATAAATTGGG AACCAGAGGAAGGCTCAGATGTTGCAGTCATCATTTCTCTGGCTGTAGTGCTGGTTCTGGTTCTTGTCTTTACCATCCCTGCATTTGTCATCTATAAGAGGAGACACAGAG TCACTTTCCTAGACCACCCTGAGAATTGA
- the LOC133138306 gene encoding class I histocompatibility antigen, F10 alpha chain-like isoform X3 produces the protein MGGCVLDNDKPSPIMVWEAYDGAEVTHYDMHDRTVNPLWPQLMWTTLKEKTCQMIYINIYQPICIQTLKYYLEKEKNIVLRKERPRVRLIHKPCTETGVMTVSCLATGFYPRHIVLSLLRDGHPIPDEELILGKVLPNGDGTYQTRRTLRICSEELRERHHYTCSVAHLTLDNKLDINWEPEEGSDVAVIISLAVVLVLVLVFTIPAFVIYKRRHRVTFLDHPEN, from the exons ATGGGTGGATGTGTGCTGGACAATGACAAGCCCAGCCCGATCATGGTGTGGGAAGCTTATGATGGAGCAGAAGTGACTCATTACGACATGCATGATCGCACAGTCAACCCTCTATGGCCACAGCTTATGTGGaccacactgaaagaaaaaacctgtcaaatgatatatataaatatttatcagCCTATTTGTATCCAAACACTGAAGTACTAtctggagaaagagaagaacattgtgttaagaaaag AGCGCCCCAGAGTCAGGCTGATCCACAAGCCATGCACTGAGACTGGAGTAATGACGGTGAGCTGTCTGGCCACGGGCTTCTACCCCCGACACATAGTCCTGAGCTTGCTGAGAGACGGGCATCCCATCCCAGATGAGGAGCTGATTCTGGGGAAGGTGTTACCCAATGGAGATGGGACCTACCAGACTAGGAGGACCCTGCGTATCTGTTCagaggaactgagagagagacatcattACACCTGCTCTGTCGCACACCTTACACTGGACAACAAGCTGGACATAAATTGGG AACCAGAGGAAGGCTCAGATGTTGCAGTCATCATTTCTCTGGCTGTAGTGCTGGTTCTGGTTCTTGTCTTTACCATCCCTGCATTTGTCATCTATAAGAGGAGACACAGAG TCACTTTCCTAGACCACCCTGAGAATTGA